The proteins below are encoded in one region of Anoplopoma fimbria isolate UVic2021 breed Golden Eagle Sablefish chromosome 19, Afim_UVic_2022, whole genome shotgun sequence:
- the LOC129108493 gene encoding histone H3, whose protein sequence is MARTKQTARKSTGGKAPRKQLATKAARKSAPATGGVKKPHRYRPGTVALREIRRYQKSTELLIRKLPFQRLVREIAQDFKTDLRFQSSAVMALQESSEAYLVGLFEDTNLCAIHAKRVTIMPKDIQLARRIRGERA, encoded by the coding sequence atgGCAAGAACCAAGCAGACCGCTCGCAAGTCCACCGGAGGCAAAGCCCCCAGGAAGCAGCTGGCCACCAAGGCTGCCCGTAAGAGCGCCCCGGCCACCGGCGGCGTGAAGAAGCCTCACCGGTACAGGCCCGGTACCGTGGCTCTGAGAGAGATCCGTCGCTACCAGAAATCCACCGAGCTGCTGATCCGCAAGCTGCCCTTCCAGCGTCTGGTGAGAGAAATCGCTCAGGATTTCAAGACCGACCTGCGCTTCCAGAGCTCCGCTGTTATGGCTCTGCAGGAGTCCAGCGAGGCTTACCTGGTCGGCCTGTTTGAGGACACCAACCTGTGCGCCATCCACGCCAAGAGGGTCACCATCATGCCCAAAGACATCCAGCTGGCCCGTCGCATCCGCGGAGAGCGAGCTTAA